A genomic stretch from Argiope bruennichi chromosome 2, qqArgBrue1.1, whole genome shotgun sequence includes:
- the LOC129991564 gene encoding arginine/serine-rich coiled-coil protein 2-like isoform X1, translating to MRCIVLLMKAFHNPIESAKRKHEECLENHLFFMVVLCIDRCINFLLQHGTSSAKASSSGVSYDTHTSEVKSDSSSSSDDENGFVLRGDSNSLKRSFRKRGSSSASEEVTLEDATSPQFHSGSLTRERLLPSIYDDDAQSGNPSGIFEKKDLAFRSSFNSSYNRSPDSSPSFGIDNKTEKLPGLSLEHSSNEQNHESKSSSPKIKNYNEDRSRKSPFDGKSSKCRSPDKRSRYSRSRSKSHDKRNGRRSRSHSRSKDKRTKSPHDERRRSRSKDRKSGKDRRRLSRSKRSRSRDSRRRSRSHSRESRRQSRSRSRDSRRRSRSRSFDRHRGSRYGGRRRSSSRDKYRRKRYSRSRSRSRDRSKGGSSCRKPGSLPLSTSAGAMTPQMALQQTMAAMSAKAQALTGIALPKYYNPAAVNPLKYAEQVQKRKLLWQPKEKVEEQQKNTVWDKLTFAQDQDGKMTAKFRKLMGIKSETTTNETEDSVLKRQEVIFQDLDKQYEMARMTTHTQRGVGLGYSAQTLYPPVQK from the exons ATGCGTTGCATCGTTCTGTTGATGAAAGCATTTCATAACCCCATAGAATCTGCCAAAAGAAAACATGAGGAGTGTTTggaaaatcatctttttttcatGGTTGTTTTATGTATTGATAgatgtattaattttcttttgcagCATGGAACTAGCAGTGCAAAGGCTTCTAGCAGTGGAGTCAGTTATGACACTCATACAAGTGAGGTTAAGTCGGATTCTAGCTCTAGTAGTGATGATGAAAATGGTTTTGTCTTGCGAGGAGATTCCAATTCACTGAAGAGGAGTTTTAGAAAAAGAGGTTCATCTAGTGCAAGTGAGGAGGTTACTTTAGAAGATGCCACATCACCTCAGTTTCACTCGGGTAGCCTTACTCGTGAAAGATTGCTTCCATCTATTTATGACGATGATGCCCAAAGCGGAAACCCAAGTGGAATCTTTGAAAAGAAAGATTTGGCCTTCAGATCATCTTTCAATTCATCTTACAATAGAAGTCCGGATAGTAGTCCTTCTTTTGGAATAGACAATAAAACTGAAAAGTTACCAGGTTTATCTTTAGAGCATTCTAGTAATGAGCAAAATCATGAAAGTAAATCCTCatcaccaaaaattaaaaattacaatgaagaTAGATCTAGGAAGTCACCATTTGATGGAAAATCCTCTAAATGTAGATCACCTGACAAACGATCTAGGTATAGCAGGAGTCGTAGTAAAAGTCATGATAAGAGAAATGGTCGCAGATCAAGGAGTCACAGTCGAAGCAAAGACAAAAGAACAAAGAGTCCACATGATGAAAGGCGTCGAAGTCGGAGCAAAGACAGAAAATCGGGAAAAGacag GAGGAGGCTATCTAGAAGTAAACGCAGTCGCAGTCGAGATTCACGTCGACGTAGTAGAAGCCATAGTCGAGAATCTCGTCGACAAAGTAGAAGCCGTAGCAGAGATTCTCGCAGGCGAAGTAGAAGCCGCAGCTTTGATAGGCATAGAGGCAGTCGATATGGAGGAAGAAGAAGAAGCTCTAGTCGTGACAAGTATCGTAGGAAGCGCTACTCTCGCAGTAGGAGTCGATCCCGAGATCGTTCTAAAGGAG GTTCCAGTTGTCGAAAACCAGGTTCTCTTCCTTTATCGACATCTGCTGGTGCCATGACTCCACAAATGGCCCTACAACAGACTATGGCAGCCATGAGTGCTAAAGCACAAGCTCTGACTGGCATTGCTTTACCTAAATATTATAATCCAGCTGCTGTTAATCCTCTAAAATATGCTGAACAAGTTCAAAAACGAAAGTTACTGTGGCAACCGAAAGAAAAAGTTGAA GAACAACAAAAAAACACTGTCTGGGATAAGTTAACATTTGCACAAGACCAAGATGGCAAAATGACTGCTAAGTTCCGTAAATTAATGGGTATTAAATCAGAAACTACTACTAATGAAACTGAAGATTCTGTTCTTAAGCGCCAAGAGGTTATCTTCCAAGACTTAGACAAACAGTATGAAATGGCACGTATGACTACTCATACACAAAGAGGTGTAGGATTGGGATATTCAGCTCAAACTCTTTATCCTCCTGTCCAAAAGTAA
- the LOC129991564 gene encoding arginine/serine-rich coiled-coil protein 2-like isoform X2, with translation MAEEIRTKRAFHEDIFAEEPDKKWSWHGTSSAKASSSGVSYDTHTSEVKSDSSSSSDDENGFVLRGDSNSLKRSFRKRGSSSASEEVTLEDATSPQFHSGSLTRERLLPSIYDDDAQSGNPSGIFEKKDLAFRSSFNSSYNRSPDSSPSFGIDNKTEKLPGLSLEHSSNEQNHESKSSSPKIKNYNEDRSRKSPFDGKSSKCRSPDKRSRYSRSRSKSHDKRNGRRSRSHSRSKDKRTKSPHDERRRSRSKDRKSGKDRRRLSRSKRSRSRDSRRRSRSHSRESRRQSRSRSRDSRRRSRSRSFDRHRGSRYGGRRRSSSRDKYRRKRYSRSRSRSRDRSKGGSSCRKPGSLPLSTSAGAMTPQMALQQTMAAMSAKAQALTGIALPKYYNPAAVNPLKYAEQVQKRKLLWQPKEKVEEQQKNTVWDKLTFAQDQDGKMTAKFRKLMGIKSETTTNETEDSVLKRQEVIFQDLDKQYEMARMTTHTQRGVGLGYSAQTLYPPVQK, from the exons CATGGAACTAGCAGTGCAAAGGCTTCTAGCAGTGGAGTCAGTTATGACACTCATACAAGTGAGGTTAAGTCGGATTCTAGCTCTAGTAGTGATGATGAAAATGGTTTTGTCTTGCGAGGAGATTCCAATTCACTGAAGAGGAGTTTTAGAAAAAGAGGTTCATCTAGTGCAAGTGAGGAGGTTACTTTAGAAGATGCCACATCACCTCAGTTTCACTCGGGTAGCCTTACTCGTGAAAGATTGCTTCCATCTATTTATGACGATGATGCCCAAAGCGGAAACCCAAGTGGAATCTTTGAAAAGAAAGATTTGGCCTTCAGATCATCTTTCAATTCATCTTACAATAGAAGTCCGGATAGTAGTCCTTCTTTTGGAATAGACAATAAAACTGAAAAGTTACCAGGTTTATCTTTAGAGCATTCTAGTAATGAGCAAAATCATGAAAGTAAATCCTCatcaccaaaaattaaaaattacaatgaagaTAGATCTAGGAAGTCACCATTTGATGGAAAATCCTCTAAATGTAGATCACCTGACAAACGATCTAGGTATAGCAGGAGTCGTAGTAAAAGTCATGATAAGAGAAATGGTCGCAGATCAAGGAGTCACAGTCGAAGCAAAGACAAAAGAACAAAGAGTCCACATGATGAAAGGCGTCGAAGTCGGAGCAAAGACAGAAAATCGGGAAAAGacag GAGGAGGCTATCTAGAAGTAAACGCAGTCGCAGTCGAGATTCACGTCGACGTAGTAGAAGCCATAGTCGAGAATCTCGTCGACAAAGTAGAAGCCGTAGCAGAGATTCTCGCAGGCGAAGTAGAAGCCGCAGCTTTGATAGGCATAGAGGCAGTCGATATGGAGGAAGAAGAAGAAGCTCTAGTCGTGACAAGTATCGTAGGAAGCGCTACTCTCGCAGTAGGAGTCGATCCCGAGATCGTTCTAAAGGAG GTTCCAGTTGTCGAAAACCAGGTTCTCTTCCTTTATCGACATCTGCTGGTGCCATGACTCCACAAATGGCCCTACAACAGACTATGGCAGCCATGAGTGCTAAAGCACAAGCTCTGACTGGCATTGCTTTACCTAAATATTATAATCCAGCTGCTGTTAATCCTCTAAAATATGCTGAACAAGTTCAAAAACGAAAGTTACTGTGGCAACCGAAAGAAAAAGTTGAA GAACAACAAAAAAACACTGTCTGGGATAAGTTAACATTTGCACAAGACCAAGATGGCAAAATGACTGCTAAGTTCCGTAAATTAATGGGTATTAAATCAGAAACTACTACTAATGAAACTGAAGATTCTGTTCTTAAGCGCCAAGAGGTTATCTTCCAAGACTTAGACAAACAGTATGAAATGGCACGTATGACTACTCATACACAAAGAGGTGTAGGATTGGGATATTCAGCTCAAACTCTTTATCCTCCTGTCCAAAAGTAA